The following are from one region of the Acidobacteriota bacterium genome:
- a CDS encoding PEP/pyruvate-binding domain-containing protein, whose translation MGLDRTVDELLASLQERAKELNCLYRVEEILSKPEESLDTVCADIVEAIPPGWQHPEICEVKIAIENKTFTSPGFKETPWVQVAEIVAQNVTVGTIHVGYTRDMEMAGAGPFLAEEARLIETIAERLAEFIVHQRMRQVIESLESLRLESPGKGHGRWLAVLELLQQTDQNLYQRLSQKMLCHLCWTGVSEAEGLYRSCVTGRTEHVEEAADDASSISYRSQPMSFLWDFSSAAFRIAEHHLSSEEILELLQKWIQEDKLSLLAQVVNRNLSLADVADAIRRYQDSIHDRPLEPTTSMRGIKASLIRRLLSDRQEYVDAAREFVDIPDLQDLLQRVIFSHDSQGKLGGKGAGLVLAAQVMKKAGAASDLLRDIKTPKTWYISSDVLRHFIRYQGLDHVIEQKYKEIDQVTLEYPHIVRLFKTARFPSEIVRGMAMALDDLGDDPLIVRSSSLLEDRMGAAFAGKYKSLFLANHGSKQKRLDALLDAVAEVYASVFNPEAIRYRVEHNLLDFDEEMGVLIQEVVGTRAGKYFLPTFAGAAFSENDLGSFPNVKRKDGLIRLVPGLDVRGWNRPEDDFPMLVAPGSLQMRINVEEEEILRYCPKRADVINLETGTVQTLELNRLLKLVSSQIPGIEHVISVVEDGHICRPGTARLDQDDVQVAACFEGLLTDTPFVVRMKQALRSIEEALGAPVRLDFASDGRDLYLLQCGRQFPCNKPSEF comes from the coding sequence ATGGGCTTAGACAGAACTGTAGACGAGCTTCTGGCGAGCCTGCAGGAGCGAGCCAAGGAACTCAACTGCCTGTATCGGGTTGAGGAAATCCTGAGCAAGCCCGAGGAGTCGCTGGACACGGTATGCGCCGACATCGTCGAGGCCATACCGCCCGGCTGGCAGCACCCGGAAATATGTGAAGTCAAGATCGCCATCGAAAACAAGACTTTCACCTCCCCCGGGTTCAAAGAGACTCCCTGGGTGCAGGTCGCCGAGATTGTCGCTCAGAACGTCACCGTAGGCACCATCCACGTCGGCTATACCAGGGACATGGAGATGGCCGGCGCCGGCCCCTTCCTGGCCGAGGAGGCCAGGCTGATCGAGACAATCGCTGAACGTCTCGCCGAATTCATTGTCCATCAGAGGATGCGACAGGTCATCGAAAGCCTGGAGAGCCTGCGTCTGGAAAGCCCGGGCAAAGGCCACGGGCGCTGGCTGGCCGTGCTCGAGCTCCTGCAGCAGACCGACCAGAACCTCTACCAGAGACTTTCGCAGAAGATGCTGTGCCACCTCTGCTGGACCGGCGTTTCCGAGGCCGAAGGCCTGTACCGATCCTGTGTCACCGGCCGCACCGAGCACGTCGAGGAGGCCGCTGACGACGCTTCCAGCATATCCTACCGCAGCCAGCCCATGAGCTTCCTGTGGGATTTCAGTTCCGCCGCCTTCAGGATTGCCGAGCACCACCTCTCCAGTGAGGAGATCCTTGAGCTTCTGCAGAAGTGGATCCAGGAAGACAAGCTCAGCCTGCTGGCCCAGGTCGTCAACAGAAACCTCTCCCTCGCCGACGTGGCCGACGCCATTCGGCGCTACCAGGATTCGATTCACGACCGCCCCCTGGAACCGACCACGAGCATGCGGGGGATTAAGGCCTCGTTGATCCGGCGCCTGTTATCTGACCGGCAGGAGTATGTCGATGCCGCCAGGGAGTTCGTCGACATTCCGGATTTACAGGACCTGCTCCAGCGTGTCATTTTCAGCCACGACAGCCAGGGAAAACTGGGCGGCAAAGGAGCCGGACTCGTCCTGGCTGCCCAGGTCATGAAAAAGGCAGGCGCCGCATCGGACCTGCTCAGGGACATAAAAACCCCGAAAACGTGGTACATCAGTTCCGACGTCCTCCGACATTTCATACGCTATCAGGGCCTGGACCATGTGATCGAACAGAAGTATAAAGAGATCGATCAGGTTACGCTCGAGTATCCGCATATCGTCAGGCTTTTCAAGACCGCCCGGTTCCCGTCCGAGATTGTCCGGGGAATGGCGATGGCGCTTGACGACCTGGGCGATGACCCCCTTATCGTTCGAAGTTCGAGCCTCCTTGAAGACCGCATGGGCGCAGCCTTCGCCGGCAAGTACAAAAGCCTCTTCCTGGCTAACCACGGCAGCAAGCAGAAGCGGCTCGACGCCCTGCTGGACGCCGTCGCCGAAGTGTACGCGTCCGTCTTCAATCCCGAGGCCATCAGGTACCGCGTCGAGCACAATCTGCTGGACTTCGACGAGGAGATGGGCGTTCTCATCCAGGAAGTCGTGGGCACTCGCGCCGGCAAGTATTTCCTGCCCACTTTCGCCGGGGCGGCGTTCAGCGAAAACGACCTGGGATCGTTCCCCAACGTCAAACGAAAAGACGGTTTAATCCGGCTCGTACCCGGGCTCGACGTGCGCGGCTGGAACCGCCCGGAAGATGACTTCCCTATGCTCGTGGCGCCGGGATCGCTCCAGATGCGCATTAACGTCGAAGAGGAAGAGATCCTTCGCTACTGTCCCAAGAGAGCCGACGTCATCAACCTCGAGACCGGCACCGTTCAGACGCTGGAACTGAACCGCCTCCTGAAACTTGTCAGCAGCCAGATACCGGGGATCGAACACGTGATCAGCGTCGTTGAAGACGGCCACATTTGCAGGCCCGGCACCGCCAGGCTCGATCAGGATGACGTTCAGGTAGCCGCGTGCTTTGAAGGGCTGCTGACTGACACGCCTTTTGTCGTCAGGATGAAACAGGCCTTGCGCTCTATCGAAGAGGCACTCGGCGCCCCGGTCCGCCTGGACTTCGCGTCGGACGGCCGTGATCTGTACCTGTTACAGTGTGGCCGTCAGTTCCCCTGTAACAAACCCTCCGAGTTCTGA
- a CDS encoding NAD(P)H-dependent oxidoreductase subunit E, with product MNTDEIPGILEKHEGKQGELISILEEIQAKYSYLPEQALREVAEKTGRSLVDVYGVAAFFKAFSLKPRGKHLVSVCLGTACHVRGAPAVAQEVQRQLGIGSGDTTPDREFTLETVNCLGACALGPIVVADGHYFSKVKTSMIKGILDRVQEGLDKIEIDTDERIFPIDVSCARCNHSLMDPDHSIDGHPSIRVTVSFGDKHGWLALSSLWGSYAVHSLYEIPVDTIVHVFCPHCHAEMIGGATCGECGASMIPMIVRGGGIVQLCSRRGCKGHLLDLRGTAGD from the coding sequence ATGAATACTGACGAAATTCCAGGAATCCTTGAAAAACACGAAGGCAAACAGGGGGAACTGATCTCGATTCTGGAAGAGATTCAGGCCAAATACAGTTATCTCCCTGAGCAGGCCCTGAGAGAGGTGGCCGAAAAAACCGGCCGGTCGCTGGTCGACGTGTACGGCGTGGCGGCATTCTTCAAGGCCTTCAGCCTCAAACCCCGTGGCAAGCACCTTGTCTCCGTGTGCCTGGGCACCGCCTGTCACGTGCGGGGAGCCCCTGCGGTGGCACAAGAGGTTCAACGGCAACTCGGCATCGGATCAGGCGACACCACCCCCGACCGCGAGTTCACCCTGGAGACCGTCAACTGCCTCGGCGCCTGCGCCCTGGGCCCGATTGTCGTGGCCGACGGCCACTACTTTTCCAAGGTGAAGACGTCGATGATCAAAGGAATTCTCGACCGGGTGCAAGAGGGCCTGGACAAAATTGAAATCGACACCGACGAGCGGATCTTCCCCATCGACGTCAGTTGCGCCCGCTGCAACCATAGCCTCATGGATCCGGACCACTCTATCGACGGTCACCCTTCCATTCGAGTGACCGTTTCCTTCGGTGACAAGCACGGCTGGCTGGCCCTTTCGAGTCTGTGGGGCAGCTACGCGGTGCACTCCCTGTACGAAATTCCGGTCGACACCATCGTTCACGTGTTCTGCCCTCACTGCCATGCCGAGATGATCGGCGGGGCCACGTGTGGCGAGTGCGGCGCCTCCATGATACCGATGATCGTCCGTGGCGGCGGCATCGTACAACTGTGCTCACGTCGGGGTTGCAAAGGTCACCTGCTGGACCTGAGAGGAACGGCCGGGGATTGA
- a CDS encoding FMN-binding glutamate synthase family protein: MSLTRVNASAATLTKNRTEDSIVPTSGMCVTCVDGCIGMCEIGKSAYRGHEVIYPQPFGVITTAGEKAYPVDYSHFNILGTAVGAHGIEADSDKAIFPNVNLEVTFGHENGLKFRYPWIIPGIGSTDIAKNNWEGLAIGSALAGTGLTIGENVVGMDPESVIKNGRVVDTVDLKRRVKLFQDHQRDGYGAIVVQANIEDTRLGTQEYALEKLGVEVVELKWGQGAKNIGGEVKVRNLAKAQLLYERGYVVLPNPTNPEVIRAFERGAFKEFERHSRVGMVTEEAFAARVEELRAAGARFVFLKTGAYRPADLARAVKFASKYKIDLLTIDGAGGGTGMSPWRMMNEWGIPPVELHSLAYRYAKLLADRGEYIPAIAFAGGFTFEDHIYKGLALGAPFVKLIGMARSPIAAAMVGKTIGRTMDEHQLPVYVERFGNTKDEIFVTATELRKELGDADFERVPTGALGLYTYYERLAQGMRQLMAGSRKFALEHLTRDDIAALTSEAADISGIQYVMDVDKAEAEEILTAS, encoded by the coding sequence ATGTCTCTTACGCGAGTGAACGCTTCGGCTGCAACCCTGACCAAGAACCGGACCGAGGATTCCATTGTCCCGACCTCCGGCATGTGTGTAACGTGTGTCGATGGCTGCATCGGCATGTGCGAAATCGGCAAATCCGCCTACCGAGGGCACGAGGTCATTTATCCCCAGCCGTTCGGTGTGATTACCACCGCCGGTGAAAAGGCGTACCCGGTCGACTACTCACATTTTAACATTCTCGGTACCGCCGTGGGGGCGCACGGAATCGAGGCCGACAGCGACAAGGCCATCTTCCCCAACGTCAATCTCGAAGTTACGTTCGGCCACGAGAACGGCCTGAAGTTCAGGTATCCGTGGATTATCCCCGGTATCGGGTCGACCGACATTGCCAAGAACAACTGGGAAGGGCTGGCCATCGGATCGGCCCTGGCCGGCACCGGCCTTACCATCGGCGAAAACGTGGTCGGCATGGATCCCGAGTCAGTCATCAAGAACGGCCGCGTTGTCGACACGGTCGACCTGAAACGTCGCGTGAAGCTCTTTCAGGATCACCAGCGCGACGGCTACGGCGCCATCGTCGTCCAGGCCAACATCGAGGACACCCGCCTCGGCACGCAGGAGTACGCCCTTGAAAAACTCGGCGTGGAAGTAGTCGAACTGAAATGGGGACAGGGGGCGAAAAACATCGGCGGTGAAGTCAAGGTCAGAAACCTCGCCAAGGCGCAGTTGCTCTATGAGCGAGGCTATGTCGTCCTGCCGAACCCGACCAACCCCGAAGTCATCCGGGCCTTCGAGCGCGGTGCCTTCAAGGAGTTTGAGCGGCATTCGCGAGTGGGCATGGTCACCGAGGAAGCCTTCGCCGCTCGCGTCGAGGAGTTGCGCGCCGCGGGGGCCAGGTTCGTGTTCCTCAAGACCGGCGCCTACCGCCCGGCCGACCTTGCCAGGGCCGTCAAGTTCGCCTCCAAGTACAAAATCGACCTGCTCACCATTGACGGCGCCGGCGGCGGCACCGGGATGAGCCCCTGGCGGATGATGAACGAGTGGGGCATCCCGCCGGTGGAATTGCACTCGCTGGCCTACCGGTATGCCAAGCTGCTCGCCGACCGTGGCGAATACATCCCCGCCATCGCCTTTGCGGGTGGCTTCACGTTCGAGGATCACATCTATAAGGGCCTGGCCCTCGGCGCTCCGTTCGTCAAACTTATCGGCATGGCGCGCAGCCCCATTGCCGCCGCCATGGTCGGCAAGACCATCGGACGAACCATGGATGAGCACCAGTTGCCCGTCTACGTGGAACGCTTCGGAAACACCAAGGACGAGATCTTCGTGACCGCCACCGAGCTGCGAAAGGAACTTGGAGACGCCGACTTCGAACGGGTACCGACCGGCGCGCTCGGGTTGTACACGTACTATGAGCGGCTCGCCCAGGGAATGAGACAGCTGATGGCCGGTAGCAGGAAGTTCGCGCTGGAGCACCTGACGCGCGATGACATTGCCGCGTTGACGAGCGAGGCCGCAGACATCAGCGGTATCCAGTACGTGATGGACGTCGATAAGGCCGAAGCAGAGGAGATTCTAACCGCATCCTGA
- a CDS encoding sigma-54 dependent transcriptional regulator: protein MTRNGEQERVLVVDDAPDTLEVLRRNLHSRGYKVFTAPGVEEAVSILETASIDLVVTDFKMPRLSGLDLVRHVRENYKDTEVMMITGHASVNGAVAAVKSGADDYLAKPFTDTELFSAVERALDKLHSRRAARFGSDKKASRSHGILGESEALQNVFRAIGKAASTPVTVLITGESGTGKELVARAIHYNSNRVSAPFVPVNCGGIPEGLLESELFGHVKGAFTGATDSRAGFFQTADGGTIFLDEISETSLAMQVKLLRVLQDKQVRMVGDNRSRQVNVRIVAATNKDLQTLVAKESFREDLYFRLSVITITVPPLRERGNDVLLLAHDFAIRVAKELEKPPLRFSDDALQALKNYYWPGNVRELENIIQRLSVMTDGDVIDVPDLPSLMRTTTPRPASFNRTLQNVEQEYISNVLTSVGGNKTRAAEILGIDRKTLREKLKRIRDSSS, encoded by the coding sequence ATGACCAGGAACGGTGAACAGGAACGCGTCCTGGTGGTCGACGATGCCCCGGACACCCTGGAGGTACTGCGGCGCAATCTGCATTCACGCGGCTACAAGGTGTTCACGGCACCCGGGGTGGAGGAAGCGGTCTCGATCCTCGAAACGGCCTCCATCGACCTCGTTGTTACCGACTTCAAGATGCCCAGGCTGAGCGGCCTGGATCTCGTCAGGCACGTCCGGGAGAACTACAAGGATACCGAGGTGATGATGATCACCGGGCACGCCTCCGTCAATGGTGCCGTGGCTGCGGTCAAATCCGGCGCCGACGACTACCTCGCCAAGCCGTTTACCGACACCGAACTCTTCAGCGCCGTGGAACGCGCCCTCGACAAGCTTCATTCCCGCCGCGCCGCCCGCTTCGGCTCGGATAAAAAGGCGTCCCGATCCCACGGCATCCTGGGTGAATCCGAGGCCCTGCAAAACGTCTTCCGCGCCATCGGCAAGGCCGCCTCAACACCCGTGACGGTGCTCATTACCGGTGAAAGCGGCACCGGCAAGGAACTGGTCGCTCGAGCCATTCACTACAACAGCAACCGTGTCTCGGCTCCCTTCGTCCCCGTAAACTGCGGCGGCATACCCGAAGGGCTGCTTGAAAGCGAGCTGTTCGGGCACGTCAAGGGCGCCTTCACCGGGGCGACCGACTCACGCGCCGGCTTTTTCCAGACCGCCGACGGCGGCACGATTTTCCTGGACGAAATCAGCGAAACCAGCCTCGCCATGCAGGTAAAACTCCTGCGCGTCCTTCAGGACAAGCAGGTCCGCATGGTCGGTGATAATCGCTCACGACAGGTCAACGTCCGGATAGTCGCCGCCACCAACAAGGACCTCCAGACCCTCGTCGCGAAGGAGTCGTTCAGAGAAGACCTGTACTTCAGATTGAGTGTTATCACCATTACGGTGCCGCCGCTCCGGGAACGCGGCAATGACGTGCTCCTGCTGGCCCACGATTTCGCCATCCGCGTCGCAAAAGAACTCGAGAAACCGCCACTGCGTTTCTCCGACGACGCCCTTCAGGCCCTGAAAAACTACTACTGGCCGGGCAACGTCCGGGAACTCGAGAACATCATCCAGCGATTGTCCGTCATGACGGACGGAGACGTCATCGATGTCCCGGATTTGCCTTCGCTGATGCGTACGACTACACCACGGCCGGCCAGCTTCAACCGCACGCTGCAGAACGTAGAACAGGAATATATCTCCAACGTCCTTACCAGCGTTGGCGGCAACAAGACACGGGCGGCCGAAATACTCGGCATCGACCGTAAAACCCTCCGCGAAAAACTGAAGCGCATCCGGGATTCTTCATCCTGA
- a CDS encoding 2Fe-2S iron-sulfur cluster-binding protein yields the protein MITLTINGLQVSVEKGTTLLEAARFIGFPIPTFCHMDGLSPYGACRLCLVQIGEGDRAKLVTSCTYPVEPGLKVRTASERVLRARKMVIELLLASCPQSKVIQDLASAHNVRRQRFRQEYEDCVLCGRCVRMCEEQMMAKAIGFRGRGEKRTIGTPFDVKSDVCRLCGGCIYICPACQLRCTFTDPEKAVCGGCANLSPPCIEKEQFHDMMCYMEPCVACEITKE from the coding sequence ATGATTACCCTGACCATCAATGGCCTGCAAGTGAGCGTTGAAAAAGGGACCACCCTTCTCGAGGCTGCCCGGTTCATCGGATTCCCCATTCCCACCTTCTGTCACATGGACGGGCTCTCTCCCTACGGTGCCTGCCGGCTCTGCCTCGTCCAGATCGGCGAGGGCGACAGGGCAAAACTGGTCACCTCCTGTACCTATCCCGTGGAGCCCGGGCTGAAGGTCCGCACGGCGTCAGAGCGGGTTCTTCGGGCCAGGAAAATGGTCATAGAACTCCTGCTGGCTTCCTGCCCGCAGTCCAAGGTGATTCAGGACCTCGCCTCGGCGCACAACGTCCGCCGGCAGCGGTTCAGGCAGGAGTACGAGGACTGCGTCCTCTGCGGCCGCTGCGTCCGCATGTGCGAGGAACAGATGATGGCCAAGGCCATCGGTTTTCGAGGACGCGGGGAAAAGCGAACGATCGGCACCCCCTTCGACGTCAAATCCGACGTCTGCCGTCTGTGCGGGGGGTGCATTTACATATGCCCGGCCTGTCAACTCCGGTGCACCTTTACCGACCCGGAGAAGGCCGTTTGCGGCGGCTGCGCCAACCTGAGCCCGCCCTGCATCGAGAAAGAGCAGTTTCATGACATGATGTGTTACATGGAACCATGCGTCGCCTGTGAAATTACGAAAGAATGA
- a CDS encoding NADH-ubiquinone oxidoreductase-F iron-sulfur binding region domain-containing protein, with protein MKRLSSVDELTGFRQRILSERDIQHDRPTLVVCSGTGGQASGSNDVIRIVKKYLLDHFLQEKLALRITGCQGFCEMDPFIVVEPGRHLYPKLRMEDVPKVIEATLEGRIDEDLIYRDSRELKPYACQNDIEFFRKQTRTILGNNQQLDPIRILDYFEQDGYAALEKVLSRPDPEWIIDEVKKSGLRGRGGAGFPTGRKWELARASSSPLGQKYVVCNADEGDPGAYMDRSLLEGNPHAIIEGMIIAGTAIGATRGFIYVRSEYPLAIKHSLIAIRQARDLGMLGKNILETGIDFDVDIVRGAGAFVCGEETALIRSVEGFMGEPRQRPPYPIEKGINGCPTCINNVETLANISAIIKVGAEEYAKVGVPGNTGTKIFSLVGKIRNTGLVEVPLGMKLSEVIYGIGGGPVSKARIKAVQTGGPSGGCIPARMFDLSIDYESLAKAGSIMGSGGMIVMDENTCMVDVAKYFMAFLKDESCGKCLTCRKGTQRMWEILDDISKGRAAIESLDLLEELAYVVRDASMCGLGQSAPNPVLSMLRHFREEFEEHIIDKRCRAFVCNDLVGAPCQAACPLGTEAWRYVAYIADGKYEDAYRVIREANPFPSVCSRVCHHPCEQRCKSGVSGSGAVAVRALKRFVTDRIDPSTYRPERRAWTEGEPPKVAIIGSGPAGLTAAHFLSLHGCTVTVFEAEDKPGGMLYCAIPAYRLPQDIIKREIDALIDNCFAVKCNTALGRDFTVDDLFDNGYRAVLLAMGAHKSRRLQLRNEDATGVYPSIDFLKAFNQRGQKLAWGRVGVIGGGNSAIDAARVALRQPDVEDVTILYRRTREEMPALPEEIEAADQEGIEIVTLVTPTRVITENGRLSGLECVKNELGEPDATGRRRPVAVKGSNHVYNLDTLIVAISEDAGIDCISPAQSSNIETTDWNTVRVDTDTLCTNRDGVFAAGDVVTGPNTVVEAIAAGKRATVMMERYLRDEKLHQPATPAVPNIYVEPVKVDIEEMETIERAETPRAPAEWRCRNFAEVEVSFSALEATREACRCLRCDLDFTRPKETEDEPAATKVEAV; from the coding sequence ATGAAGAGACTTTCATCAGTTGACGAGCTGACGGGCTTTCGGCAACGTATTCTGTCCGAACGGGACATTCAGCATGACAGGCCTACTCTGGTGGTGTGCTCCGGAACCGGCGGGCAGGCCAGCGGCTCCAACGATGTCATAAGGATCGTTAAGAAGTACCTGCTCGACCACTTCCTCCAAGAAAAACTCGCCCTGAGGATTACCGGATGCCAGGGATTCTGCGAAATGGATCCCTTCATTGTGGTCGAGCCGGGCCGACACCTCTATCCAAAACTGAGGATGGAGGACGTGCCCAAAGTTATCGAAGCCACCCTGGAAGGACGGATCGACGAAGACCTCATCTACAGAGACTCAAGGGAGCTCAAACCCTACGCCTGCCAGAACGATATCGAGTTCTTCCGTAAGCAGACGCGGACCATCCTGGGCAACAATCAGCAACTCGACCCCATAAGGATTCTCGACTACTTCGAACAGGACGGATACGCCGCTCTCGAAAAGGTGCTCTCTCGTCCGGACCCGGAGTGGATCATCGACGAGGTAAAGAAGTCCGGACTCCGCGGGCGCGGCGGCGCCGGCTTTCCGACCGGCCGCAAGTGGGAGCTGGCCCGGGCGTCCAGCAGCCCCCTGGGGCAGAAGTACGTCGTCTGCAACGCCGACGAAGGTGACCCCGGGGCCTACATGGACCGCAGTCTCCTGGAAGGCAATCCTCATGCGATCATCGAAGGAATGATCATTGCCGGCACTGCGATCGGCGCCACCCGGGGCTTCATATACGTGCGCAGCGAATACCCGCTGGCCATCAAGCATTCGCTCATCGCCATTCGCCAGGCCCGCGACCTCGGCATGCTGGGCAAGAACATCCTGGAAACCGGCATCGACTTCGACGTTGACATCGTGCGGGGAGCCGGAGCTTTCGTCTGCGGCGAGGAGACCGCCCTGATAAGATCCGTCGAGGGTTTCATGGGCGAGCCCAGACAGCGACCGCCCTACCCCATCGAGAAGGGTATCAACGGCTGCCCGACCTGTATCAACAACGTCGAAACGCTGGCCAACATCTCGGCCATCATCAAGGTCGGGGCTGAAGAGTACGCCAAGGTCGGGGTACCGGGCAACACCGGAACAAAGATATTCTCGCTGGTCGGAAAAATCCGCAACACCGGCCTCGTCGAAGTCCCGCTCGGGATGAAACTCAGCGAAGTCATCTACGGCATTGGCGGCGGGCCGGTAAGCAAGGCACGAATCAAGGCGGTTCAAACCGGCGGTCCCTCGGGCGGCTGCATTCCGGCCAGGATGTTCGACCTGTCCATCGACTACGAGAGCCTCGCGAAGGCCGGTTCCATAATGGGCTCCGGCGGCATGATCGTTATGGACGAAAACACCTGCATGGTCGACGTCGCCAAGTACTTCATGGCCTTCCTCAAGGACGAATCGTGCGGCAAATGCCTTACTTGCCGGAAAGGCACCCAGCGCATGTGGGAAATCCTGGATGATATCAGTAAGGGCAGGGCAGCTATCGAGTCACTCGACCTCCTCGAAGAGTTGGCCTACGTGGTCAGGGACGCCAGCATGTGCGGTCTCGGACAGTCGGCCCCCAACCCGGTACTGAGCATGCTGCGGCATTTCCGCGAGGAGTTCGAAGAGCACATCATCGACAAGAGGTGCCGCGCTTTCGTGTGCAACGATCTCGTCGGCGCACCCTGCCAGGCCGCCTGCCCCCTCGGCACTGAGGCCTGGCGTTACGTTGCGTACATCGCCGACGGCAAGTACGAGGATGCGTACCGCGTCATTCGCGAAGCCAACCCGTTCCCGTCGGTCTGCAGCCGGGTATGCCACCACCCCTGCGAACAGCGGTGCAAGTCCGGCGTCAGTGGAAGCGGCGCCGTGGCCGTTCGAGCGTTGAAACGCTTCGTCACCGATCGTATCGATCCGTCCACCTACAGGCCTGAGCGAAGAGCGTGGACGGAGGGTGAACCGCCGAAGGTCGCGATTATCGGCTCGGGACCGGCCGGCCTCACCGCCGCCCACTTCCTCTCCCTGCACGGCTGCACTGTCACGGTCTTCGAGGCTGAAGACAAACCCGGCGGCATGCTCTACTGCGCCATCCCGGCATACCGGCTGCCGCAGGATATCATCAAAAGGGAGATAGACGCGCTTATCGACAACTGTTTCGCCGTGAAGTGCAATACCGCCCTGGGACGCGACTTCACCGTTGATGATCTTTTCGATAACGGTTACCGGGCGGTCCTGCTGGCCATGGGGGCACACAAAAGCCGCCGCCTCCAGCTCAGGAACGAGGACGCCACCGGCGTCTATCCGTCAATCGATTTCCTCAAGGCCTTCAATCAGCGCGGCCAGAAACTGGCCTGGGGCAGAGTAGGCGTTATCGGCGGCGGCAACTCCGCCATTGACGCCGCACGCGTGGCCCTGCGACAACCGGACGTCGAGGACGTGACCATCCTCTATCGCCGCACCCGTGAAGAAATGCCCGCCCTTCCCGAAGAGATCGAGGCCGCCGATCAGGAAGGTATCGAGATTGTCACGCTCGTCACGCCCACCCGTGTCATAACCGAAAACGGGCGCCTGTCCGGCCTCGAGTGCGTGAAAAACGAACTGGGCGAACCCGACGCCACGGGACGTCGTCGCCCCGTGGCCGTCAAGGGAAGCAACCACGTCTATAACCTGGACACACTCATAGTGGCCATCAGTGAAGACGCCGGCATCGACTGCATCTCCCCGGCTCAGTCAAGCAATATCGAAACCACCGATTGGAACACGGTGCGAGTCGACACGGACACCCTCTGCACTAATCGCGATGGTGTCTTTGCCGCCGGCGACGTGGTCACGGGACCCAACACGGTAGTCGAAGCCATCGCGGCCGGAAAAAGAGCGACCGTCATGATGGAGCGCTATCTGCGAGACGAGAAGCTCCACCAGCCCGCGACCCCGGCCGTGCCGAACATTTATGTCGAGCCGGTCAAAGTTGACATTGAAGAGATGGAGACCATCGAGCGCGCTGAAACCCCGCGAGCGCCGGCCGAATGGCGGTGCCGCAACTTCGCCGAGGTCGAGGTCTCTTTCTCAGCCCTGGAAGCCACTCGCGAGGCATGCCGGTGCCTGCGCTGTGACCTCGATTTTACCAGACCGAAAGAAACCGAAGACGAGCCTGCGGCAACAAAAGTGGAGGCAGTATGA